One region of Alosa alosa isolate M-15738 ecotype Scorff River chromosome 1, AALO_Geno_1.1, whole genome shotgun sequence genomic DNA includes:
- the nrd1a gene encoding nardilysin — MPLTNKSKNAECSAALAPGSDRGEGHQLSQPRDQDVPPGDGGGEDSQGDPEIVKSPSDPKQYRYIVLGNGLRALLISDFSGKVASEDDEESEEEEEQEEEEGSAEEGDSGEGTDEESEEGDDEQDSDFEDLDDENDTRKKKASSEKQSAAALCIGVGSFSDPNDLPGLAHFLEHMVFMGSEKYPSENGFDAFLKKHGGSDNASTDCERTIFQFDVQRKHFKEALDRWAQFFICPLMIKDAIEREVEAVDSEYQLAKPSDSHRKEMLFGGLARDNHPMGKFCWGNAETLKHEPKRQKINVYKRLREFWKRYYSAHYMTLAVQSKEKLDTLEEWVREIFSKVPNNGQPQPNFSELVDPFDTPAFNKLYRVVPVRKVHALTITWALPPQEKHYRVKPLHYISWLIGHEGTGSILSLLRKKCWALALFGGNSETGFDQNTTYSIFSVSITLTDEGFQNFYQVVHLVFQYMKMLQTLGPQQRIYEEIQKIEANEFHYQEQTDPIEYVEDICENMQLFPKEDYLTGDQLMFEFKPEVISAALSLLTPDKANLMLLSPEHEGQCCLREKWFGTQYSIEDVQKEWTERWTGDFELSPELHLPVENKFIATDFTLKTSDCPDTEYPVRVVNSDRGCLWYKKDNKFKIPKAYIRFHLISPVIQKSAKNLVLFDLFVNILTHNLAEPAYEADVAQLEYKLVAGEHGLVIKVKGFNHKLPLLFNLIVDHLADFSAAPDVFTMFAEQLKKTYFNILIKPEKLGKDVRLLILEHARLSMIQKYQAVVDGLTVADLMDFVGGFKSELYAEGLVQGNFTSRESMEFLQYVTEWGGGRRMHMEEPCFDFLRTKETLGYHVYPTCRNTSGVLGFSVTVETQATKFNTELVETKIEEFLVSFGEKMTALSDEAFKTQVTALIKLKECEDTHLGEEVDRNWAEVVTQQYVFDRLNREIDALKLMTKAELVSWFMEHRGQTSKKLSVHVVGFGVEENDPPSEEHPSEEGAGGDDGGVIKCSASSSYGEVSKLTFLPISPKLASATVITDIRTFTATLQLYPYHKILK, encoded by the exons ATGCCCCTCACGAACAAGTCCAAAAACGCTGAATGCAGTGCAGCCCTGGCGCCTGGTTCGGATCGGGGAGAGGGACATCAGCTCTCACAACCAAGAGACCAGGATGTGCCTCCCGGGGATGGTGGTGGAGAAGACAGTCAAGGAGATCCAGAAATTGTTAAATCTCCCAGTGACCCAAAGCAGTACAG GTACATTGTTCTTGGTAACGGCTTGAGAGCTCTCCTTATCTCAGACTTCAGCGGCAAGGTGGCCTCCGAGGACGATGAAGAatctgaggaggaggaagagcaggaggaggaagaggggagtgCTGAGGAGGGTGACTCGGGAGAAGGCACCGACGAAGAGTCAGAGGAAGGAGATGATGAACAGGACAGTGACTTTGAGGACCTGGATGATGAAAATGACACGAGAAAGAAGAAAGCAAGCTCTGAAAAACAG TCTGCTGCTGCACTCTGCATTGGCGTGGGGAGCTTCAGCGACCCCAATGACCTGCCAGGACTAGCCCATTTCCTTGAACACA TGGTGTTTATGGGCAGTGAGAAGTATCCATCAGAAAATGGCTTTGATGCATTCCTGAAAAAACATGGCGGTAGTGATAATGCCTCCACCGACTGTGAGAGGACGATATTCCAGTTTGATGTGCAGAGGAAACACTTCAAAGAAGCCCTTGATAG GTGGGCACAGTTCTTCATATGTCCGTTGATGATCAAAGATGCCATTGAAAGAGAGGTGGAAGCTGTGGACAGCG AGTACCAGCTGGCAAAGCCATCTGACTCCCATCGTAAGGAGATGCTGTTCGGTGGTCTGGCCAGGGACAACCACCCCATGGGAAAGTTCTGCTGGG GAAATGCGGAGACTTTGAAGCATGAACCTAAAAGACAGAAGATCAACGTTTATAAGCGTCTTCGCGAGTTCTGGAAGAGATACTATTCGGCGCATTACATGACCTTAGCAGTGCAGTCTAAAG AGAAGTTGGACACACTAGAAGAATGGGTGCGGGAGATCTTCAGTAAGGTTCCAAACAA CGGTCAGCCACAACCAAACTTCTCTGAGTTGGTGGATCCTTTTGACACCCCGGCTTTCAACAAGCTTTACAGAG TGGTGCCTGTCAGAAAAGTTCACGCCCTCACCATCACCTGGGCCCTGCCTCCTCAGGAAAAACATTACAG GGTAAAACCCCTCCATTACATATCTTGGCTAATCGGCCACGAAGGAACTGGCAGCATTCTGTCTTTGCTGAGGAAAAA GTGCTGGGCTCTGGCTCTCTTTGGGGGTAACAGCGAAACCGGCTTTGACCAGAACACCACCTACTCCATCTTCAGCGTCTCCATCACACTGACTGACGAGGGCTTCCAGAATTTCTATCAG GTGGTCCACTTGGTGTTCCAGTACATGAAAATGCTACAGACCCTGGGGCCCCAGCAGAG AATATATGAGGAAATTCAAAAGATTGAAGCAAATGAGTTCCACTATCAGGAACAG ACAGATCCAATTGAATATGTGGAGGACATCTGTGAAAACATGCAGCTGTTTCCGAAGGAGGACTACCTGACAGGAGACCAGCTTATGTTTGAGTTCAAACCAGAG gtcatCTCTGCTGCTCTGTCCCTGCTGACCCCAGACAAGGCCAACCTGATGCTGTTGTCCCCAGAGCACGAGGGCCAGTGTTGCCTGAGGGAGAAGTGGTTTGGCACGCAGTACAGCATCGAGG ATGTCCAGAAGGAGTGGACCGAGCGCTGGACAGGCGATTTTGAACTGAGCCCAGAGTTGCATCTCCCAGTTGAAAACAAATTcattg CAACCGATTTTACGCTGAAAACATCGGACTGTCCTGACACAGAATATCCTGTTAGGGTGGTCAACAGTGATAGAGGATGTCTTTGGTATAAGAAGGACAACAAGTTCAAGATACCAAAag CATATATCCGGTTCCACTTAATCTCACCTGTGATTCAGAAGTCTGCTAAAAA CCTGGTGTTATTCGACCTCTTTGTGAACATCCTGACGCACAACCTGGCCGAGCCAGCATACGAGGCTGATGTGGCACAGCTGGAGTATAAGCTGGTGGCCGGGGAGCACGGCCTAGTCATCAAGGTCAAGGGCTTCAACCACAAGCTACCt CTGCTGTTCAACCTGATCGTGGACCACCTGGCAGACTTCAGCGCAGCTCCTGATGTGTTCACCATGTTTGCTGAGCAGCTCAAGAAGACCTACTTCAACATCCTAATAAAGCCAGAGAAGCTAGGAAA GGACGTACGGTTGCTGATCCTAGAACACGCACGCTTGTCCATGATCCAGAAGTACCAGGCTGTAGTGGACGGCCTCACTGTTGCTGACCTCATGGACTTTGTCGGCGGGTTCAAGTCCGAGCTGTACGCTGAGGGCCTGGTGCAGGGCAACTTCACTAGCAGG GAATCAATGGAGTTTCTGCAGTATGTTACAGA GTGGGGAGGAGGACGTAGA ATGCACATGGAGGAGCCATGTTTTGACTTCCTGAGGACGAAAGAGACGCTTGG GTATCACGTGTACCCCACCTGTCGCAACACCTCTGGGGTCTTGGGCTTCTCCGTCACTGTGGAGACGCAGGCGACCAAGTTCAA CACAGAGCTAGTTGAGACGAAGATTGAGGAGTTTCTGGTGAGTTTCGGGGAGAAGATGACTGCCCTGAGCGATGAGGCTTTCAAGACGCAGGTGACAGCACTCATCAAGCTGAAGGAGTGTGAGGACACACACCTGGGTGAGGAGGTGGACAGGAACTGGGCGGAGGTGGTCACCCAGCAGTACGTCTTTGACAGACTCAACCGAGAG ATTGATGCTCTCAAGCTGATGACGAAGGCTGAGCTGGTTTCCTGGTTCATGGAGCACCGTGGCCAAACCAGCAAGAAGCTGAGTGTTCAT GTGGTGGGCTTTGGGGTAGAGGAGAATGACCCACCCAGTGAGGAGCACCCCAGCGAAGAAGGAGCAGGTGGTGACGACGGTGGCGTCATCAAGTGCTCCGCCTCTTCCTCCTACGGCGAGGTGTCAAAGCTCACCTTCCTGCCCATCTCCCCGAAGCTGGCCTCGGCCACCGTCATCACGGACATCCGCACCTTCACCGCCACTCTGCAACTCTACCCCTACCACAAGATCCTCAAATAG